In Fulvia fulva chromosome 10, complete sequence, a single window of DNA contains:
- a CDS encoding D-lactate dehydrogenase [cytochrome] 1, mitochondrial, translating to MAVTKRLVQRAAAQCRVPACRVAGVRSYATKDQDPNGRDSFKGQLYQSTHERLEREREQQARFTQQREEQKQARGSSPLIIPFVLAVGAIGGWFLGQTKPPEKDPNSTLPLARTTPPKHDTAPATLQAAWSDFKDIVGEENISTTDADVKSHAGSEWSSYTILDGDVPFAVVKPGSTEETAEIMKICHKRKIPVTAYSGGTSLEGHFAATRGGICIDFSRMDKILTLHKEDLDVVVQPAVGWELLNEELAEEGLFFPPDPGPGAMIGGMVGTGCSGTNAYRYGTMKDWVLSLTVVMADGTIIKTKQRPRKSSAGYDLTRMFIGSEGTLGLVTEATLKVTPKPQTTNVAVCTFPSIRTAADCVFKVVGAGVPIAAIEILDDVQMRCINAVGSTSRQWQEVPTLFFKFAGTPNSVKEHIDIVKGLAKKSGSKTFKFAKNKEEQDELWSARKEALWSVMTQRKNEGDHVWTTDVAVPISRLPDIIEETKTDLDNSGLTGAIVGHVGDGNFHAIILYNDKEHSVADKVVHKMVKRAIEMEGTATGEHGVGLVKRDYLPHEIGQPAVDLMRKMKQAFDPLCLLNCDKIVRAVVPKPGEVQEW from the exons ATGGCAGTCACGAAGCGACTTGTCCAGCGGGCAGCCGCGCAATGTCGAGTTCCAGCATGCAGAGTTGCTGGAGTAAGGTCATACGCCACCAAAGACCAAGACCCAAACGGCAGGGACTCGTTCAAAGGGCAGTTATACCAGAGTACCCATGAGCGATTAGAAAGGGAACGCGAACAGCAGGCTCGCTTTACACAGCAGCGGGAGGAGCAGAAACAAGCACGCGGTAGCTCGCCTCTCATCATACCTTTCGTCCTCGCCGTCGGTGCTATTGGAGGATGGTTTCTGGGACAGACGAAACCGCCCGAGAAAGACCCCAACTCGACTCTGCCACTTGCGAGAACGACACCTCCGAAGCACGATACTGCACCTGCCACGTTACAGGCAGCATGGAGCGACTTCAAGGACATAGTGGGAGAGGAGAACATTTCGACGACGGATGCGGACGTCAAGTCGCACGCTGGTAGCGAATGGAGCTCGTACACAATCCTGGACGGCGACGTACCATTCGCAGTCGTCAAGCCAGGTAGTACAGAAGAGACAGCAGAGATCATGAAGATCTGCCACAAGAGGAAGATCCCAGTCACAGCATACAGCGGAGGAACATCACTCGAAGGGCACTTCGCCGCAACCAGAGGAGGCATTTGCATCGACTTCAGCCGCATGGACAAGATTCTCACACTGCACAAGGAAGATTTGGATGTTGTGGTGCAGCCTGCTGTAGGATGGGAGCTGCTCAACGAGGAGCTCGCTGAAGAGGGCCTGTTCTTCCCTCCTGATCCAGGTCCAGGTGCTATGATTGGTGGTATGGTTGGTACTGGATGCTCTGGCACAAACGCTTACAGATATGGCACTATGAAGGACTGGGTGCTGTCTTTGACTGTGGTTATGGCTGATGGCACTATCATCAAGACGAAGCAACGACCGCGGAAGAGCAGTGCCGGCTATGATCTGACCCGCATGTTCATTGGATCGGAGGGCACGCTTGGTCTGGTCACTGAAGCTACACTGAAGGTCACGCCCAAGCCTCAAACCACGAACGTCGCAGTATGCACTTTCCCCTCGATCAGGACTGCGGCGGACTGCGTCTTCAAGGTCGTCGGAGCTGGCGTTCCAATCGCTGCTATTGAGATCCTGGACGATGTACAAATGCGCTGCATCAACGCAGTAGGCTCAACATCTCGCCAGTGGCAGGAGGTCCCAACGCTCTTCTTCAAGTTCGCCGGCACGCCGAACAGCGTCAAGGAGCATATCGACATTGTCAAAGGGCTCGCCAAGAAATCCGGCAGCAAGACCTTCAAATTCGCAAAGAACAAGGAAGAGCAAGATGAGCTGTGGTCAGCTCGTAAAGAAGCCCTGTGGAGCGTCATGACTCAGAGGAAGAACGAAGGCGACCACGTCTGGACAACTGATGTTGCAGTTCCGATCTCCCGCCTTCCCGACATCATCGAGGAGACCAAGACGGACCTCGACAACAGCGGCCTCACCGGCGCGATCGTGGGCCACGTCGGCGATGGCAATTTCCACGCCATCATCCTATACAACGACAAGGAGCATTCAGTCGCCGATAAGGTGGTGCATAAGATGGTGAAGCGCGCTATCGAAATGGAAGGCACAGCGACAGGTGAACATGGCGTTGGTCTGGTGAAGAGAGACTATCTCCCTCACGAGATTGGACAGCCTGCAGTAGACCTCATGCGCAAG ATGAAACAAGCTTTCGACCCATTATGTCTGCTGAATTGCGACAAGATTGTCCGTGCAGTGGTGCCCAAGCCGGGTGAAGTACAAGAATGGTAA
- a CDS encoding Secondary metabolism regulator LAE1: MYALQATPAHAPAGPPTTKPYDASAATMSRVPIAALLRPDAVEKFVMHDRTYYKYKNDIYNFPADDTEFERLDVMHQLIYSVALNNQLHYAVFRTPPSRILDVGFGTGFWMIDMEYKYSQAEIIGIDLDDSVVKGNSKCIFKSPVDFTAPQWPVDDSSMDLVHMSQLCGCVPDWLAHYRKAFRCLRPGTGQIEHVEIDWRPRTNQANFPAAAMDMWNWWGWVCQASERSGKHIAYNEQTEEMLEQAGFVDISHKKIRIPLYCNGQKDPREWQLAHGYQTAMGHVGSQSFPGFSMALLTRYLGFTPQQVYELCERVVHVVRQKDLPLHVTLHICTARRPQT; this comes from the exons ATGTACGCGTTGCAGGCAACGCCTGCGCATGCTCCTGCTGGCCCACCCACCACTAAGCCGTATGATGCATCTGCCGCAACTATGTCGAG GGTGCCCATAGCAGCGCTCCTGAGGCCCGATGCCGTCGAGAAGTTTGTCATGCACGACAGGACCTATTACAAGTACAAGAATGACATATACAACTTCCCGGCCGACGAC ACCGAGTTCGAGCGGCTCGATGTCATGCATCAACTCATATACTCTGTAGCCCTCAACAACCAATTACATTACGCAGTCTTCAGGACTCCTCCTTCCCGGATACTGGATGTTGGCTTCGGGACCGGCTTCTGGATGATTGACATGGAGTACAAGTATTCTCAAGCTGAGATCATCGGTATAGACCTGGACGATAGTGTCGTCAAAGGAAACTCAAAATGTATCTTCAAGTCACCGGTGGACTTCACAGCACCCCAATGGCCCGTCGATGATTCTTCAATGGACTTGGTTCACATGTCACAATTATGCGGCTGCGTACCAGATTGGCTCGCACATTACCGCAAAGCCTTCAGGTGTCTACGACCCGGGACTGGCCAGATCGAGCATGTCGAGATTGACTGGAGACCTCGCACAAATCAGGCCAACTTTCCTGCAGCTGCCATGGACATGTGGAATTGGTGGGGATGGGTATGTCAAGCTTCTGAACGATCGGGCAAACACATAGCCTACAACGAACAAACAGAAGAAATGCTGGAGCAAGCTGGTTTCGTCGACATAAGCCATAAGAAAATCAGGATACCGCTATACTGCAATGGCCAAAAGGACCCGCGGGAGTGGCAACTGGCTCACGGGTACCAAACTGCCATGGGCCACGTTGGTTCACAATCATTCCCTGGATTCAGCATGGCACTACTCACCAGATATTTGGGGTTCACCCCGCAACAAGTCTACGAACTCTGCGAGCGTGTGGTGCATGTCGTAAGGCAAAAGGATCTACCTTTACATGTTACATT ACACATATGCACAGCCCGACGACCGCAGACTTGA